In the genome of Perca fluviatilis chromosome 4, GENO_Pfluv_1.0, whole genome shotgun sequence, one region contains:
- the gdf5 gene encoding growth/differentiation factor 5 encodes MNVATRLSLLLSCWTLLLHLRPALGSLGRTRPAEQQHQRLGEAAGRGEGQQTHGGTGRGTGGSAPVWKPSPAVRITRIRAGPPLIKGETTVFKGKLATPASFSAPGNRAQLQKLQQQQQQQPRDRAVSVGRKDAAVRSWLPGGDAHIKAHAPAALSAHAAGREVETTAVLVGGGSPEKTPGKVATRASEVAPRAVSAQRQPPQKQTAGPQAQRGFSSKAQKVKEQDAHPKQPLVTPHDYMLSLYWSLSTGELNGSALHEAGLANTITSFVDKGQDERGPQLRRQRYHFNVSSLERDGLLGAELRILRKRPSDLRRISMGGSTAADGAGGGIMSSPSLKLYTCASGKQPAVLLQTKTMEDVLGGGGFGNKWEVFDIWKVFKGFKTQQNQHSQQLCFELEALDHRGGRPMDLRTLGFARPGRTNKEKAFFLAFGKSKKRDLFYNEIKARSGHDNKTVYEYLFTQRRMRRAPPARGAKKLQQPPQQPPPPPLHTLPQHQAVKTQTRPRCHRRRLHVNFKEMGWDDWIIAPLEYEAFHCDGVCDFPIRSHLEPTNHAIIQTLMNSMDPESTPPTCCVPTRLSPISILYIDSANNVVYKQYEDMVVESCGCR; translated from the exons ATGAATGTCGCGACGCGTCTCTCTCTTCTGCTGAGCTGCTGGACTCTGCTGCTCCACCTGCGTCCCGCGCTCGGGTCCCTCGGCCGAACCAGACCCGCGGAGCAGCAACACCAGCGGCTCGGAGAGGCAGCGGGGCGCGGGGAAGGACAGCAGACCCACGGAGGAACCGGCAGAGGGACCGGCGGGTCCGCACCAGTGTGGAAACCCTCTCCGGCGGTGCGGATCACGCGGATCCGCGCGGGTCCGCCGTTAATCAAAGGCGAAACGACCGTTTTCAAAGGCAAGCTCGCGACCCCTGCGTCCTTTTCGGCGCCGGGGAACCGCGCACAGCTGcagaagctgcagcagcagcagcagcagcagccacggGACAGAGCAGTCAGCGTAGGACGCAAAGACGCTGCTGTGCGCTCCTGGCTCCCCGGCGGGGATGCTCACATTAAAGCGCACGCTCCCGCGGCTCTTAGCGCGCACGCTGCAGGCAGAGAAGTCGAGACTACGGCTGTTCTTGTTGGAGGTGGCTCACCGGAGAAGACACCGGGGAAAGTTGCTACAAGGGCGAGTGAAGTAGCTCCGAGAGCCGTCAGTGCGCAAAGACAGCCACCGCAGAAGCAGACCGCGGGTCCGCAGGCGCAGCGGGGATTCAGCAGCAAAGCTCAGAAGGTCAAGGAGCAGGACGCGCATCCCAAGCAGCCGCTGGTTACCCCTCACGACTACATGCTGTCTCTGTACTGGTCTCTGTCCACCGGGGAGCTGAACGGCAGCGCGCTGCACGAAGCGGGACTGGCCAACACCATCACCAGCTTCGTGGATAAAGGACAAG ATGAACGTGGGCCCCAGCTGAGACGGCAGAGGTATCACTTCAATGTCAGTTCTCTGGAACGAGACGGGCTCCTGGGGGCCGAGCTGCGCATCCTGAGGAAGCGCCCATCTGACCTCCGCAGGATCTCAATGGGGGGATCCACAGCCGCTGACGGAGCGGGGGGAGGAATAATGTCATCCCCGTCCCTGAAGCTGTACACCTGCGCGTCGGGTAAACAACCGGCTGTCCTGCTCCAGACGAAGACCATGGAGGATGTGCTCGGCGGAGGCGGTTTCGGCAACAAATGGGAAGTGTTTGACATCTGGAAAGTCTTCAAGGGCTTTAAAACCCAGCAGAACCAGCACTCCCAGCAGCTGTGCTTCGAACTGGAGGCCTTGGACCACAGGGGCGGTCGCCCCATGGACCTGCGCACTCTGGGGTTCGCCCGGCCCGGCAGGACCAACAAGGAAAAGGCCTTCTTCCTTGCATTTGGCAAAAGCAAGAAGCGCGACCTTTTCTACAACGAGATCAAAGCGCGGTCAGGCCATGACAACAAAACCGTCTACGAATACCTGTTCACCCAGCGGCGAATGCGCCGAGCTCCGCCTGCAAGGGGGGCTAAAAAACTGCAGCAGCCGCCGCAGCAGCCGCCACCGCCGCCGCTGCACACCCTGCCCCAACATCAGGCGGTGAAGACGCAGACGAGGCCGCGGTGCCACCGCAGACGACTCCACGTGAACTTCAAGGAGATGGGCTGGGACGACTGGATCATCGCGCCGCTGGAGTACGAAGCGTTTCACTGCGACGGCGTCTGCGACTTCCCCATCCGCTCGCACCTGGAGCCGACCAACCACGCCATCATACAGACCCTGATGAACTCGATGGACCCGGAATCGACGCCGCCGACCTGCTGCGTCCCGACGCGACTCAGCCCGATCAGCATCCTCTACATCGACTCGGCCAACAACGTCGTCTACAAGCAGTACGAGGACATGGTGGTGGAGTCGTGCGGTTGCAGGTAG